One window of Phalacrocorax carbo chromosome 1, bPhaCar2.1, whole genome shotgun sequence genomic DNA carries:
- the LOC104050338 gene encoding LOW QUALITY PROTEIN: olfactory receptor 51Q1-like (The sequence of the model RefSeq protein was modified relative to this genomic sequence to represent the inferred CDS: inserted 1 base in 1 codon; deleted 1 base in 1 codon), translated as MDNIHVLSVSPRAEMNEALIRASMYRFLSMLAATSLGLPLSTMPMVMRVFWFDARQVSLCICLTQLFLTHLYSFLESSVLLAMAFDRYVAVCYPQKYSSILTGARTGRTGLAAXCRCALPTVPPSMVLKALPFCQSHAHACCLHQDLIKLVCAVITFNNWCGFALTSLFLMLGFLLIFASYNCWGRSEHHTPEGASQALNNGLSRILAVLILYIPMAGLPMAHRYSQHASPLIHVFTANVHPLVLPMLNPIIDSMKTKQIPRDILRVLLPGCPCMRQGR; from the exons ATGGATAACATCCACGTTCTTTCTGTATCACCGAGGGCTGAGATGAATGAGG CACTGATCCGAGCCTCCATGTACCGCTTCCTTTCCATGCTGGCTGCCACCAGTTTGGGTTTGCCTCTGTCTACAATGCCAATGGTGATGAGGGTGTTCTGGTTTGATGCCAGGCAGGTTAGTCTTTGTATTTGTCTTACTCAA CTATTTTTAACTCATTTGTACTCATTCTTGGAGTCCTCGGTGCTTCTGGCCATGGCCTTTGATCGTTATGTGGCCGTCTGCTACCCACAGAAGTACTCCTCGATCCTCACCGGTGCCAGGACAGGCAGGACTGGGCTGGCTG CGTGCAGGTGCGCCTTACCAACTGTTCCCCCATCTATGGTATTAAAAGCGTTGCCCTTCTGCCAGTCCCATGCCCATGCCTGCTGTCTGCATCAGGACCTGATCAAGCTGGTGTGTGCAGTCATCACGTTCAATAACTGGTGTGGCTTCGCTTTAACCAGTCTCTTCCTGATGTTAGGTTTCCTCCTCATCTTTGCATCCTATAATTGCTGGGGCCGTTCTGAGCATCACACCCCGGAGGGAGCATCTCAAGCTTTGAACAATGGCCTGTCTCGTATCCTGGCAGTCCTGATCCTGTACATCCCTATGGCTGGTCTGCCCATGGCTCACCGGTACAGCCAGCATGCTTCTCCTCTCATTCATGTGTTCACGGCCAATGTCCACCCGCTGGTCCTTCCCATGCTGAACCCCATCATCGACAGCATGAAAACTAAACAGATCCCCAGGGACATCCTCAGGGTCCTCTTGCCTGGCTGTCCCTGTAtgaggcagggcaggtga